One Gordonia zhaorongruii DNA segment encodes these proteins:
- a CDS encoding M20/M25/M40 family metallo-hydrolase has translation MQATDEVVDLVSRLIRFDTSNTGVAETTVGERECAEWVARQLEEVGYVTEYVESGMPGRGNVFTRLEGADPERGALLIHVHLDVVPAQAQDWSVHPFSGSVQDGYVWGRGAIDMKDMAGMALALARQFKREGYVPPRDIVFAFLADEEAGGRWGSHWLVDNRPDLFEGVTEAVGEVGGFSLTVDRPDGTPRRLYLVETAEKGLSWMKLTCNARAGHGSFLAAENAVTEIASAVARIGAHQFPLVMTESVSEFLKALSEETGLDFSPDTPDLESALFKIGNIARIIGATLRDTANPTMLNAGYKANVIPQQAEAVIDCRVLPGRQAEFERTIDELIGPNVQREWVMHLDAYETTFDGDLVDAMNEAVLAYDDAGRTVPYMLSGGTDAKAFARLGIRCFGFAPLKLPPELDFAALFHGVDERVPVESLVFGTNVLEHFLHHC, from the coding sequence ATGCAGGCAACGGACGAAGTAGTCGATCTGGTGAGCCGGTTGATCCGGTTCGACACCTCGAACACCGGGGTGGCGGAGACGACGGTCGGCGAACGCGAGTGCGCCGAATGGGTTGCGCGGCAGTTGGAAGAGGTCGGGTACGTCACCGAGTACGTCGAGTCGGGCATGCCGGGTCGCGGCAACGTCTTCACTCGACTCGAGGGCGCGGATCCCGAGCGCGGGGCGCTGCTCATCCACGTCCACCTCGACGTGGTGCCCGCGCAGGCGCAGGACTGGAGCGTCCACCCGTTCTCCGGGTCGGTCCAGGACGGCTACGTGTGGGGCCGGGGCGCCATCGACATGAAGGACATGGCGGGTATGGCTCTCGCCCTTGCGCGCCAGTTCAAGCGCGAGGGCTACGTTCCCCCGCGGGACATCGTGTTCGCATTCCTCGCGGACGAGGAGGCCGGCGGTAGATGGGGCTCGCACTGGCTCGTCGACAATCGGCCGGATCTGTTCGAGGGGGTCACCGAGGCCGTCGGCGAGGTCGGCGGGTTCTCGCTGACCGTCGATCGTCCCGACGGCACGCCGCGTCGTCTGTACCTCGTGGAGACGGCAGAGAAGGGCCTGTCGTGGATGAAGCTCACCTGCAACGCCCGAGCGGGTCACGGTTCGTTCCTGGCGGCCGAGAACGCGGTCACCGAGATCGCCTCCGCCGTCGCCCGCATCGGCGCGCATCAGTTTCCACTCGTGATGACCGAATCGGTATCCGAGTTCCTGAAGGCGCTCTCGGAGGAGACCGGCCTGGATTTCAGCCCGGACACCCCCGACCTCGAGTCGGCGCTGTTCAAGATCGGGAACATCGCGCGGATCATCGGCGCCACGCTGCGTGACACCGCGAACCCGACGATGCTGAACGCCGGATACAAGGCGAACGTCATTCCGCAGCAGGCGGAAGCGGTCATCGACTGTCGTGTGCTCCCCGGACGTCAGGCGGAGTTCGAGAGGACGATCGACGAACTCATCGGCCCCAACGTGCAGCGCGAATGGGTGATGCACCTCGACGCCTACGAGACGACGTTCGACGGCGACCTCGTCGACGCGATGAACGAGGCCGTGCTCGCGTACGACGACGCGGGCCGGACGGTGCCCTACATGCTGTCCGGGGGAACCGATGCCAAGGCGTTCGCCCGGTTGGGCATTCGATGCTTCGGATTCGCACCGCTGAAATTGCCGCCGGAACTCGATTTCGCCGCCTTGTTCCACGGAGTGGACGAGCGAGTGCCGGTAGAGTCGCTGGTGTTCGGTACCAACGTTCTTGAGCATTTCCTGCATCACTGCTGA
- a CDS encoding YbhB/YbcL family Raf kinase inhibitor-like protein yields the protein MTAVDPYSALPQLPEITVTSTDFTEGQTLPTPQVSAIFGAGGDDVSPQLSWSGFPAETKSFAVTCFDPDAPTASGFWHWAVADIPASVTSLPAGAGAPDSADLPDGAVTLKGDAGLAQFVGAGPPPGHGPHRYIFVVHAVEVESLELPEGSTPAFLGFNLYSRAIARGSLTGVFELPGEN from the coding sequence GTGACCGCAGTCGATCCCTACTCGGCGCTCCCGCAGCTTCCCGAGATCACCGTGACGTCCACCGATTTCACCGAAGGTCAGACGCTGCCGACGCCGCAGGTCTCCGCGATCTTCGGTGCCGGGGGCGACGACGTCTCACCTCAGCTGTCCTGGTCGGGGTTCCCGGCGGAGACCAAGAGCTTCGCGGTGACCTGTTTCGACCCCGATGCCCCGACGGCATCCGGATTCTGGCACTGGGCCGTCGCCGACATCCCGGCGTCGGTGACGTCATTGCCTGCCGGCGCGGGCGCACCCGACTCCGCTGATCTCCCGGACGGCGCCGTGACGCTCAAGGGCGATGCGGGTCTCGCTCAGTTCGTCGGTGCGGGACCGCCTCCAGGGCACGGTCCGCACCGTTACATCTTCGTGGTGCACGCCGTGGAGGTGGAGTCGCTGGAACTGCCAGAAGGCTCCACACCGGCGTTCCTCGGCTTCAACCTCTACTCCCGGGCGATCGCACGGGGATCGCTCACCGGCGTCTTCGAGCTGCCAGGCGAGAACTGA
- a CDS encoding quinone-dependent dihydroorotate dehydrogenase, whose product MLSAVNRYAYPALLAVMFRVPPERIHRIIAAAIRVAGRAPGVRTVLARIFAVDDPALRSTVFGVDFPAPVGLAAGFDKSASAVNAWGQLGFGYAEVGTITGRAQPGNPAPRLFRLPADRALINRMGFNNPGAHAAADSLAQSRPGPVRAPIGANIGKTKVVPIDGAVDDYRLSASLLGPLADFVVVNVSSPNTPGLRDLQAVESLRPVLSAVLEVTTVPVLVKIAPDLSDDDVDAVADLAVELGLAGIVATNTTIAREGLTTAADEVESIGAGGLSGPPVADRSLDVLRRLHSRVGGRIALVSAGGIETADQAWQRICAGADLLQVYTGFIYGGPVWLRELHTGIADRLRAHGFSNIEEAVGSAAR is encoded by the coding sequence ATGCTCAGTGCAGTGAACCGATACGCCTACCCCGCTCTGCTCGCCGTGATGTTCCGGGTTCCGCCGGAGCGAATCCACCGGATCATCGCGGCCGCCATTCGGGTCGCCGGTCGGGCACCCGGGGTCCGGACGGTCCTCGCCCGGATCTTCGCGGTCGACGACCCCGCGCTGCGCAGCACCGTCTTCGGTGTCGACTTCCCCGCCCCGGTAGGACTCGCAGCGGGGTTCGACAAGTCGGCATCCGCAGTGAATGCCTGGGGGCAACTCGGGTTCGGTTATGCCGAGGTCGGCACCATCACGGGTCGGGCCCAGCCCGGCAACCCTGCTCCACGCCTGTTCCGGCTGCCGGCCGACCGTGCGCTGATCAACCGGATGGGATTCAACAACCCGGGCGCTCACGCCGCCGCAGACAGTCTCGCGCAGTCCCGTCCGGGACCGGTGCGCGCGCCCATCGGCGCCAACATCGGCAAGACCAAGGTGGTGCCGATCGACGGGGCCGTCGACGACTACCGGCTCTCCGCGAGCCTGCTCGGGCCGCTCGCCGACTTCGTGGTGGTCAACGTGAGCTCACCGAACACTCCCGGCCTGCGCGACCTGCAGGCTGTGGAATCGCTGCGACCGGTGCTCAGCGCCGTACTCGAAGTGACGACGGTCCCGGTGCTGGTGAAGATCGCGCCCGACCTGAGCGACGACGACGTCGATGCGGTTGCAGATCTCGCGGTCGAGCTGGGTCTGGCGGGAATCGTGGCCACCAACACGACCATCGCGCGCGAGGGTCTCACCACTGCGGCCGATGAGGTGGAGTCGATCGGCGCGGGAGGTCTCTCCGGTCCGCCGGTCGCCGATCGGTCGCTCGATGTCCTGCGTCGCCTCCACAGCCGCGTCGGCGGTCGTATCGCCCTCGTCAGCGCCGGTGGTATCGAGACTGCCGATCAGGCGTGGCAGCGCATCTGCGCGGGCGCCGACCTGCTGCAGGTGTACACCGGCTTCATCTACGGCGGCCCGGTGTGGCTCCGCGAGCTCCACACCGGAATCGCCGACCGCCTTCGCGCCCACGGCTTCTCGAACATCGAAGAAGCGGTGGGATCAGCCGCTCGCTGA
- a CDS encoding undecaprenyl-diphosphate phosphatase, with the protein MTETMSWLQAVVLGALQGLTEFLPISSSGHLRIASQLWFGQDAGASFTAVTQLGTELAVLLFFAKDIGRIVVSWFAGLRDPQRRDLDYRVGWYVILATIPIGLLGFVFKDEIRTAGRNLWLIAGMLIAFSFVFILAERIGTRTKSLEEMTRRDAVAMGLAQCLALIPGVSRSGATASAGLFAGMKREAAFRFSFLIAIPAVLASGLFSLKDAFEPTGEGVSASGPQILVATFIAFVLGYVSIAWLLKFVSHHSLTWFAGYRIALGLLVIGLLAGGVITT; encoded by the coding sequence GTGACCGAAACCATGAGCTGGCTCCAGGCCGTCGTACTCGGCGCCCTGCAGGGTTTGACCGAATTCCTACCGATCTCGTCTTCCGGGCACCTGCGGATCGCCTCCCAGTTGTGGTTCGGGCAGGACGCGGGCGCGTCGTTCACAGCGGTCACGCAGTTGGGCACCGAACTCGCCGTGCTTCTCTTCTTCGCCAAGGACATCGGCCGGATCGTGGTCTCCTGGTTCGCCGGGTTGCGGGACCCGCAGCGCCGCGACCTCGACTACCGGGTCGGCTGGTACGTGATTCTCGCCACCATCCCGATCGGTCTCCTCGGCTTCGTGTTCAAAGACGAGATCCGGACGGCGGGCCGCAACCTCTGGCTGATCGCGGGCATGCTGATCGCGTTCTCGTTCGTGTTCATCCTGGCCGAGCGGATCGGCACCCGCACCAAGTCGCTGGAGGAGATGACGCGGCGCGACGCCGTGGCGATGGGCCTGGCGCAGTGTCTGGCGCTGATTCCGGGCGTCTCCCGGTCGGGCGCCACGGCGAGCGCCGGTCTGTTCGCGGGCATGAAGCGCGAGGCAGCGTTCCGGTTCTCCTTCCTGATCGCGATTCCGGCCGTTCTGGCCTCCGGGTTGTTCAGCTTGAAGGACGCGTTCGAGCCGACCGGTGAGGGAGTGAGCGCGTCGGGTCCGCAGATCCTGGTCGCCACGTTCATCGCGTTCGTGCTCGGCTACGTCTCCATCGCCTGGCTGCTCAAGTTCGTCTCCCACCACTCGCTGACCTGGTTCGCTGGCTACCGGATCGCGCTCGGTCTGCTGGTGATCGGTCTGCTGGCAGGCGGGGTCATCACCACCTGA
- a CDS encoding MSMEG_4193 family putative phosphomutase, which produces MTVILVRHGRSSANTSGVLAGRTPGVGLDELGRSQADDLIGRLGDAAGRLTAIVRSPLQRCAETVAPLVARLDEVPEQVCDDLAEVDYGDWSGRKLADLVDEPMWRTVQRHPSAAVFPGGESLAEVSRRATRAVRDLDRLHGGDDGNGLWLICSHGDVIKSIIADAYGMHLDAFQRVVVDPASISVVRYTGDRPYVHTVNNPGALVAPAHRARTDAVVGGDAGA; this is translated from the coding sequence ATGACGGTGATACTGGTGCGCCACGGACGGTCGAGCGCGAACACCTCGGGAGTGCTGGCCGGACGGACCCCGGGTGTCGGACTGGACGAACTCGGACGCAGTCAGGCGGACGACCTGATCGGCCGACTCGGGGACGCCGCGGGGAGGCTCACCGCCATCGTCCGTTCCCCGCTCCAGCGCTGCGCCGAGACCGTGGCGCCGCTCGTGGCCCGCCTCGATGAGGTGCCCGAGCAGGTCTGCGACGATCTGGCGGAGGTGGACTACGGCGACTGGTCCGGACGCAAGCTCGCCGATCTCGTCGACGAGCCGATGTGGCGGACGGTGCAACGTCACCCGTCGGCGGCTGTGTTTCCGGGCGGCGAGTCGTTGGCCGAGGTGTCGCGGCGCGCCACCCGCGCCGTCCGAGATCTCGATCGCCTGCACGGGGGAGACGACGGCAACGGGCTGTGGCTGATCTGCTCGCACGGTGACGTCATCAAGAGCATCATCGCCGACGCATACGGCATGCACCTGGATGCTTTTCAGCGGGTCGTCGTCGATCCGGCCTCCATCAGCGTCGTCCGGTACACGGGTGACCGTCCGTACGTTCACACCGTGAACAATCCGGGGGCGCTGGTCGCTCCCGCGCACCGTGCCCGGACCGATGCGGTCGTCGGCGGTGACGCCGGTGCGTGA